Proteins from one Gimesia maris genomic window:
- a CDS encoding aldehyde dehydrogenase family protein, which yields MKMFCAGHWQESSKTIDVINPFDQSVIDTIPQGSGDDVLKAVSVLEQGARIMKSMTAYDRSLILQKASELMLERKDDFARTISLEEGKILAESQVEATRSAEVIRLSGEEARRMTGEMIPLEGNAGGQNKLGFTLRIPCGIVAAITPFNFPLNLVCHKVGPAIAAGNAILIKPASDTPLSALKLTELLLEAGLPKEAIACITGPGGEIGRAICTDTRIRKISFTGSYEVGTKICEMAGLKKVTMELGSNSPVIIMDDADLEKAATAVSMAGYANAGQVCISAQRILTSSAIKSDFVDLLKSKVDVLHTGNQLEETTKIGPMVRETDATRVEQWVNEAVSQGARLVTGGTRQGAIYAPTILDNTNPEMQVEKDEIFGPAVALSYFDDIEHAIQMANNTNYGLSAGIFTQDLDRAMKFAREVESGNLHINWSSQWRADAMPYGGLKHSGTGKEGPKYAIQEMSEEKMVVIHLTN from the coding sequence AACCCCTTTGACCAGTCAGTGATTGATACGATCCCACAGGGGAGTGGCGACGATGTTTTGAAAGCGGTCTCGGTTCTGGAGCAGGGTGCCCGGATCATGAAATCCATGACCGCCTATGATCGTAGTCTGATTCTCCAGAAAGCGTCTGAATTGATGCTGGAGCGAAAAGATGATTTCGCACGGACCATCAGTCTGGAAGAGGGAAAAATTCTGGCGGAAAGTCAGGTCGAAGCAACTCGCAGTGCGGAAGTCATCCGCCTTTCGGGAGAAGAAGCCCGGCGGATGACGGGAGAAATGATTCCCCTCGAAGGGAATGCCGGCGGACAGAACAAACTCGGGTTTACGCTTCGCATCCCCTGCGGAATCGTAGCCGCGATTACCCCTTTCAATTTTCCTTTAAATCTTGTCTGCCACAAAGTTGGTCCCGCCATTGCTGCCGGGAATGCGATTCTCATCAAGCCGGCCAGCGATACCCCATTATCGGCGCTCAAGCTGACAGAACTGCTACTGGAAGCCGGACTGCCCAAAGAAGCGATTGCCTGCATTACCGGGCCGGGAGGGGAAATCGGCCGCGCCATTTGTACTGACACCCGGATTCGCAAAATCAGCTTCACAGGCAGCTATGAAGTGGGGACGAAAATTTGCGAAATGGCGGGATTGAAAAAAGTTACCATGGAACTTGGAAGCAACAGTCCCGTCATTATCATGGATGACGCTGACCTGGAAAAGGCAGCCACGGCAGTCAGTATGGCAGGCTACGCCAACGCCGGCCAGGTTTGTATCTCTGCGCAACGCATTTTGACATCCTCTGCGATCAAGTCCGATTTCGTAGACCTGCTGAAATCAAAAGTGGATGTCCTGCACACCGGAAACCAGCTGGAAGAAACAACAAAAATTGGCCCGATGGTTCGTGAAACCGATGCCACACGAGTCGAACAATGGGTCAACGAAGCGGTCAGCCAGGGAGCAAGGCTGGTAACAGGGGGAACACGCCAGGGCGCCATCTATGCCCCGACGATTCTGGATAACACCAACCCTGAGATGCAGGTCGAAAAAGACGAAATCTTCGGCCCGGCTGTCGCGCTGTCCTACTTTGACGATATCGAACACGCGATCCAAATGGCCAACAATACGAACTACGGACTGTCGGCTGGTATATTCACACAGGATCTCGACCGGGCTATGAAATTTGCCCGTGAAGTAGAGAGTGGCAACCTGCATATAAACTGGTCCAGCCAGTGGCGCGCTGATGCCATGCCTTATGGCGGGTTAAAGCACAGCGGGACAGGCAAAGAAGGCCCTAAATATGCAATTCAGGAAATGAGCGAAGAGAAAATGGTGGTGATACATCTGACAAACTGA